Proteins from a single region of Thermotoga maritima MSB8:
- the leuB gene encoding 3-isopropylmalate dehydrogenase, protein MKIAVLPGDGIGPEVVREALKVLEVVEKKTGKTFEKVFGHIGGDAIDRFGEPLPEETKKICLEADAIFLGSVGGPKWDDLPPEKRPEIGGLLALRKMLNLYANIRPIKVYRSLVHVSPLKEKVIGSGVDLVTVRELSYGVYYGQPRGLDEEKGFDTMIYDRKTVERIARTAFEIAKNRRKKVTSVDKANVLYSSMLWRKVVNEVAREYPDVELTHIYVDNAAMQLILKPSQFDVILTTNMFGDILSDESAALPGSLGLLPSASFGDKNLYEPAGGSAPDIAGKNIANPIAQILSLAMMLEHSFGMVEEARKIERAVELVIEEGYRTRDIAEDPEKAVSTSQMGDLICKKLEEIW, encoded by the coding sequence ATGAAGATAGCGGTTTTACCTGGAGACGGTATAGGTCCTGAAGTTGTAAGGGAAGCTCTGAAAGTGCTCGAGGTGGTGGAAAAGAAAACGGGGAAAACCTTTGAGAAAGTCTTTGGACACATCGGAGGGGATGCCATAGACAGATTCGGTGAACCCCTTCCTGAGGAGACAAAAAAGATATGTCTGGAAGCCGACGCGATCTTCCTTGGAAGCGTCGGAGGACCTAAATGGGACGATCTTCCTCCGGAGAAGAGGCCGGAAATAGGGGGGCTTCTTGCCCTAAGGAAGATGCTCAACCTTTACGCAAACATCAGGCCTATAAAGGTCTACAGATCGCTTGTGCATGTCTCTCCTCTGAAAGAAAAGGTGATTGGATCCGGGGTCGATCTTGTGACCGTCAGGGAACTTTCCTACGGAGTTTACTACGGCCAGCCGAGGGGATTGGATGAAGAAAAGGGATTCGACACCATGATCTACGACAGAAAAACCGTGGAACGGATCGCGAGAACTGCCTTTGAAATCGCAAAAAACAGAAGAAAAAAGGTCACCTCCGTCGACAAAGCGAACGTCCTCTACAGTTCTATGCTGTGGAGGAAAGTTGTGAACGAAGTAGCGAGAGAATACCCTGATGTGGAGCTGACGCACATATATGTGGACAACGCTGCTATGCAGCTCATCCTGAAACCATCGCAGTTCGATGTGATCCTCACAACGAACATGTTTGGAGACATTCTCTCGGATGAGAGCGCGGCACTTCCTGGTTCTCTTGGTCTTCTGCCGTCCGCGTCTTTCGGTGATAAGAACCTCTACGAACCGGCAGGAGGTTCCGCTCCTGATATAGCCGGAAAGAACATCGCCAACCCGATCGCACAGATCCTCTCTCTCGCCATGATGCTCGAGCATTCCTTTGGAATGGTGGAAGAGGCAAGAAAGATAGAAAGAGCGGTTGAGCTGGTGATAGAAGAGGGATACAGAACCAGAGACATCGCAGAGGATCCAGAAAAGGCGGTTTCGACCTCTCAGATGGGAGATCTCATATGTAAAAAACTCGAAGAAATATGGTGA
- the carB gene encoding carbamoyl-phosphate synthase large subunit: MPKREDIKRILVIGSGPITIGQAAEFDYSGTQALKALKSAGYEVIIVNSNSATIMTDPEFSDAVYIEPLTVEFLEKIIEKERPDALLPTLGGQTALNLAVELAERGILDKYGVQLIGAKLESIKKAEDRELFKETMEKAGLEVLRSRLVNNLADALETAREFGYPVIIRPSFTLGGTGGGIAFNEEELRDIVTKGLIESPVHTVLIEESVLGWKEYELEVVRDGAGNFIVVCSIENLDPMGIHTGDSITVAPAQTLTDVEYQRMRDAAYKVIDAIGIETGGSNIQFALDPETGRMVVIEMNPRVSRSSALASKATGYPIAKVAALLAVGFTLDEIPNYITGKTMAAFEPSIDYVVVKIPRFQLEKFPGADPRLNTQMKSVGEVMAIGRTFKEALGKALRSLELDAAPKLDLEHIREHLANPTPERISYVFAAFRNGMDVEEVHELTKIDRWFLREMKACIELEEELKLKKFDVEILKKAKQWGYSDREIAEIWGVSEKEIRKMREDNRIFPVYKMVDTCAAEFEAQTPYYYSTYNGVENEAVPSDREKIMILGSGPNRIGQGIEFDYTNVHGVWSFQEEGYETIMVNSNPETVSTDYDTSDRLYFEPLTVEDVLEIVRNEKPKGVVVAFGGQTPLKIAKYLVEERVNIIGTSFESIEIAEDREKFAKLLKQIGLKCPPFGTASSVEEALRVAENLGYPVLVRPSYVLGGRAMAIVDTPQELEMYVKEAAVVSPGYPVLIDKFLEDAIELDVDVVSDGKYVWIAGLMEQIEEAGVHSGDSACVLPPVSLSEKLVEEIEETVYKLVKALKVVGVANIQLAVKDEEIYIIEANPRASRTVPFVSKAIGIPVARIAAKIMVGRNLPELLSEYFPYPTRPGVKVDKLGESEILPTPWPKMFSVKEVVIPFHKFPGTDVLLGPEMRSTGEVMGIGEDFAEAFAKAQIAAGNPLPTTGAILATVADKDKREAVPLLAHLADMGFEIYATRGTAKALQSHGVEVKVVPKVGEGRPDVIDLLEQGKISLVVITQSSDEPALVAVSHGKEPFKVEGRRTVGYMIRTTALKRKIPYLTTVESLRAAVAAIRKMKKGSIVKVRRLTDTWKM, encoded by the coding sequence ATGCCGAAGAGAGAAGACATAAAGAGGATCCTCGTTATAGGATCCGGTCCGATCACAATCGGTCAGGCTGCGGAGTTCGACTATTCAGGTACCCAGGCCCTGAAGGCTCTCAAAAGCGCCGGCTACGAGGTGATCATAGTTAACTCCAACTCCGCGACCATAATGACAGATCCGGAGTTTTCCGATGCCGTTTACATAGAACCTCTAACGGTGGAGTTCCTCGAAAAGATTATTGAAAAAGAAAGACCAGATGCCCTGCTCCCCACCCTCGGAGGACAGACCGCCCTGAATCTCGCTGTGGAACTTGCCGAAAGGGGAATCCTCGATAAATACGGCGTTCAGTTGATCGGCGCAAAGCTCGAGTCGATAAAGAAGGCCGAGGATAGAGAACTCTTCAAGGAAACCATGGAAAAGGCAGGCCTTGAGGTTCTGAGAAGCAGACTCGTGAACAACCTCGCCGATGCACTGGAGACGGCAAGAGAATTCGGCTACCCCGTCATAATAAGGCCGAGTTTCACCCTTGGTGGAACAGGTGGTGGAATCGCGTTCAACGAAGAAGAACTGAGAGACATCGTGACAAAGGGTCTCATAGAAAGTCCGGTTCACACGGTCCTCATAGAGGAGTCGGTCCTCGGCTGGAAGGAGTACGAACTCGAAGTGGTGAGAGACGGAGCTGGAAACTTCATTGTGGTGTGTTCCATAGAGAATCTCGACCCCATGGGAATACACACCGGAGATTCCATAACGGTGGCACCTGCGCAAACACTCACGGACGTTGAGTACCAGAGAATGAGGGACGCAGCTTACAAAGTGATCGATGCGATCGGTATAGAAACGGGTGGATCGAACATCCAGTTCGCTTTGGATCCAGAGACCGGTAGAATGGTCGTCATAGAGATGAACCCAAGGGTCTCCAGGTCATCCGCACTGGCATCGAAGGCAACGGGCTATCCCATCGCGAAGGTCGCAGCTCTCCTTGCCGTTGGTTTCACTCTCGATGAGATACCGAACTACATCACCGGCAAAACGATGGCCGCCTTTGAACCCTCCATAGACTACGTCGTGGTGAAGATACCGAGATTCCAGCTCGAAAAGTTCCCCGGGGCTGACCCAAGACTGAACACCCAGATGAAGTCCGTAGGAGAAGTGATGGCGATAGGCAGGACCTTCAAAGAAGCCTTGGGAAAAGCCCTCAGATCCCTTGAACTCGATGCCGCTCCCAAACTGGATCTTGAACACATAAGAGAACACCTTGCAAATCCAACGCCGGAAAGGATCTCCTACGTCTTCGCCGCGTTCAGGAACGGAATGGATGTAGAAGAGGTGCACGAACTCACTAAGATCGACAGATGGTTCCTCAGAGAGATGAAAGCGTGTATAGAGCTCGAGGAAGAGCTGAAGTTGAAGAAATTCGATGTGGAGATCCTGAAGAAAGCAAAACAGTGGGGATACTCAGACAGGGAAATTGCGGAGATATGGGGTGTTTCAGAAAAAGAAATCAGAAAGATGAGAGAAGACAACCGGATCTTTCCCGTCTACAAGATGGTGGACACCTGCGCCGCTGAGTTCGAGGCACAGACCCCGTATTACTACTCCACCTACAACGGCGTGGAGAACGAAGCGGTACCTTCAGACAGAGAGAAGATCATGATTCTGGGATCCGGTCCCAACAGGATAGGTCAGGGAATAGAATTCGACTACACGAACGTCCACGGAGTGTGGTCCTTCCAGGAAGAAGGATACGAAACCATAATGGTCAACTCCAACCCCGAAACCGTTTCGACTGACTACGACACTTCAGACAGGCTTTACTTCGAACCGCTCACCGTTGAAGATGTTCTGGAGATCGTGAGGAACGAAAAACCGAAGGGAGTGGTGGTGGCATTCGGCGGTCAGACACCACTGAAGATAGCAAAATACCTCGTAGAAGAGAGGGTGAACATCATAGGAACGAGCTTCGAATCGATTGAGATCGCCGAAGACAGGGAAAAATTCGCTAAGCTTCTGAAACAAATCGGGTTGAAGTGCCCTCCATTTGGAACGGCATCGTCCGTGGAAGAAGCGTTGAGGGTAGCAGAGAATCTTGGATACCCCGTTCTTGTGAGGCCGAGCTACGTGCTCGGAGGAAGGGCCATGGCCATTGTGGACACTCCTCAGGAACTCGAAATGTACGTCAAGGAAGCGGCCGTTGTCTCACCGGGATACCCCGTTCTGATAGACAAATTTCTTGAAGACGCGATAGAACTCGACGTAGATGTCGTGTCGGATGGAAAATACGTGTGGATAGCAGGATTGATGGAGCAGATAGAAGAAGCCGGAGTCCATTCGGGAGATTCCGCGTGTGTTCTGCCCCCTGTGAGTCTTTCTGAGAAACTCGTGGAAGAGATAGAGGAAACCGTTTACAAGCTTGTAAAAGCGCTGAAGGTTGTGGGAGTTGCGAACATACAGCTTGCGGTGAAAGACGAGGAGATCTACATCATAGAGGCAAATCCCAGAGCATCGAGAACAGTTCCTTTCGTGAGCAAAGCGATCGGAATCCCCGTGGCGAGAATCGCCGCCAAAATCATGGTGGGAAGAAACCTGCCCGAGCTCCTTTCTGAGTACTTCCCATATCCCACAAGACCAGGGGTAAAAGTTGATAAACTGGGAGAGAGTGAGATCCTCCCAACTCCCTGGCCGAAGATGTTCTCTGTGAAAGAGGTGGTGATACCGTTCCATAAGTTCCCGGGAACGGATGTACTTCTCGGGCCAGAGATGCGCTCCACAGGAGAAGTGATGGGAATCGGTGAAGATTTCGCAGAGGCATTCGCGAAGGCTCAGATAGCCGCCGGAAACCCCCTGCCAACAACGGGAGCCATTCTCGCAACCGTCGCAGACAAAGACAAGAGGGAAGCCGTTCCTCTCTTGGCTCACCTCGCAGACATGGGCTTTGAGATATACGCAACAAGAGGAACGGCAAAGGCTCTGCAGTCACACGGTGTGGAAGTGAAGGTGGTTCCAAAGGTGGGAGAAGGAAGACCGGACGTGATAGATCTTCTGGAGCAGGGAAAGATATCCCTTGTTGTGATCACCCAGTCCAGTGATGAACCTGCGCTCGTCGCCGTCTCTCATGGAAAGGAACCCTTCAAAGTTGAAGGAAGAAGAACCGTCGGATACATGATAAGAACCACGGCGCTGAAGAGGAAGATCCCATACCTGACCACAGTCGAGTCACTCAGAGCAGCGGTGGCGGCGATCAGAAAGATGAAGAAAGGCTCTATCGTGAAGGTGAGAAGACTCACCGACACATGGAAAATGTGA
- the carA gene encoding glutamine-hydrolyzing carbamoyl-phosphate synthase small subunit, with the protein MSKKALLALEDGSFFFGQSLGAEGETFGELVFNTGMTGYQEVLTDPSYTGQIVVMTYPEIGIYGVNDEDVESDGIKVAGFVVYRSVDTPSNWRATMSFPDYLKKYNIVAIEGVDTRALTRKIRVKGAMKGAISTVDLDPDSLVKRVKESPSIVGRDLAGLVSPKEVIVENPEGDFSVVVLDSGVKWGILRDLKRVGAKVMRVPYSVDIDDIKKLNPDGVLISNGPGDPAALLKTIRLIKDLLKEEIPLAGICLGHQLLGLAVGGRTYKMKFGHRGINHPVKDLRTGRVLITTHNHGFAVDPKSFGLPELGSEDQDANVLTKNLQKISVLEGISPQGIKVEITHISLNDGTMEGMRLVDYPAFSVQYHPEASPGPHDAKYFFEEFKRLIKEVR; encoded by the coding sequence ATGTCCAAAAAAGCACTTCTCGCTTTAGAAGACGGTTCGTTTTTTTTTGGACAGAGTCTGGGTGCAGAGGGTGAAACTTTTGGTGAACTGGTCTTCAACACGGGAATGACAGGCTATCAGGAAGTCCTCACCGATCCCTCCTACACCGGTCAGATCGTCGTCATGACCTACCCGGAAATAGGAATCTACGGAGTGAACGACGAAGACGTAGAATCAGATGGAATAAAAGTTGCCGGTTTTGTTGTCTACAGAAGCGTGGATACCCCTTCCAACTGGAGAGCCACCATGTCTTTCCCCGATTACTTGAAAAAGTACAACATCGTGGCCATAGAAGGAGTGGACACCAGAGCACTCACCAGGAAAATTCGAGTGAAAGGTGCTATGAAAGGTGCCATATCGACCGTTGATCTCGATCCGGATTCCCTTGTAAAACGGGTGAAAGAAAGCCCCAGTATCGTTGGAAGGGATTTAGCCGGTCTTGTTTCACCGAAGGAAGTCATCGTAGAAAACCCGGAAGGAGATTTCTCAGTGGTGGTACTCGATTCCGGTGTCAAATGGGGTATTCTCAGAGACCTGAAGAGAGTGGGAGCAAAAGTGATGAGAGTTCCTTACAGTGTTGATATAGACGACATCAAAAAGCTGAATCCCGACGGTGTTCTGATCTCGAACGGTCCCGGTGATCCCGCCGCCCTTTTGAAAACCATCAGATTGATCAAAGACCTTCTGAAAGAAGAAATTCCACTCGCGGGGATCTGCCTTGGGCATCAGCTCCTTGGCCTCGCCGTTGGTGGAAGGACTTACAAGATGAAATTCGGTCACAGAGGCATCAACCATCCCGTTAAAGATCTGAGAACCGGTCGTGTTCTGATCACAACGCACAACCACGGCTTCGCTGTGGATCCAAAGAGTTTCGGCCTTCCAGAACTGGGAAGCGAGGATCAGGACGCGAACGTTCTCACGAAAAATCTTCAGAAGATATCCGTCCTCGAAGGAATCAGTCCTCAGGGAATAAAAGTCGAGATCACCCACATCTCCCTGAACGACGGAACGATGGAAGGAATGAGGCTGGTTGATTATCCAGCCTTTTCTGTTCAATATCACCCTGAAGCCTCTCCCGGACCTCACGATGCCAAGTACTTCTTCGAAGAATTCAAACGCCTCATAAAGGAGGTAAGGTAA
- a CDS encoding PHP domain-containing protein gives MKTDTEWLLCDFHVHTNMSDGHLPLGEVVDLFGKHGVDVVSITDHIVDRRTLEQRKRNGEPLGAITEDKFQDYLKRLWREQKRAWEEYGMILIPGVEITNNTDLYHIVAVDVKEYVDPSLPVEEIVEKLKEQNALVIAAHPDRKKQDEEHLSWYLWANMERFKDTFDAWEIANRDDLFNSVGVKKYRYVANSDFHELWHVYSWKTLVKSEKNIEAIKEAIRKNTDVAIYLMRKNRLSSLSDVI, from the coding sequence ATGAAAACCGATACGGAATGGCTTCTTTGTGATTTCCATGTACACACGAACATGAGTGACGGGCATCTTCCTCTGGGAGAAGTGGTGGATCTGTTTGGAAAACATGGAGTGGACGTGGTTTCCATAACAGATCATATAGTCGACCGAAGAACTCTCGAGCAGAGAAAGAGGAACGGAGAACCGCTCGGAGCGATCACAGAAGATAAGTTTCAGGATTATTTGAAACGTCTCTGGAGAGAACAGAAAAGGGCCTGGGAAGAATATGGAATGATCCTCATACCGGGTGTTGAGATCACGAACAACACGGATCTGTACCACATAGTCGCCGTGGATGTGAAGGAGTACGTAGATCCTTCACTGCCTGTAGAAGAAATTGTGGAGAAGTTGAAGGAGCAAAACGCTCTTGTTATAGCCGCGCATCCGGATAGAAAAAAGCAAGATGAAGAACATCTTTCGTGGTATCTCTGGGCGAACATGGAGCGTTTCAAGGACACGTTCGACGCGTGGGAAATCGCGAATCGTGATGACCTGTTCAACTCTGTTGGTGTGAAAAAGTATCGATACGTGGCGAACTCCGATTTTCACGAACTTTGGCACGTTTACTCCTGGAAAACCCTTGTGAAGTCGGAGAAAAACATCGAGGCGATAAAGGAAGCAATCAGAAAGAACACGGATGTGGCGATCTATTTGATGAGAAAAAACAGGTTGAGTTCTCTGTCAGATGTGATATAA
- the dps gene encoding DNA protection during starvation protein → MARVAREMVEKAGVDVDKLLELLIKNAAAELTTYYYYTILRANLIGLEGETIKEIAEVARIEDRNHFEALVPRIYELGGKLPDCMKEFHDLSACPPARLPDKPTVQEILRVLVAAERCAVKGYTEICNMTAGKDHRTYELSLAILNEEIEHESWFSEFLGEGPSGHFMRRGETSPFVSKFLK, encoded by the coding sequence ATGGCGAGAGTGGCGAGGGAAATGGTGGAAAAAGCAGGGGTTGATGTCGATAAGCTGCTGGAACTTCTGATCAAGAATGCGGCGGCCGAACTCACGACTTATTACTACTACACCATCTTGAGAGCGAACCTCATAGGACTTGAGGGAGAAACCATCAAAGAGATTGCGGAAGTTGCAAGAATCGAAGACAGAAATCACTTCGAAGCACTTGTTCCAAGAATCTACGAGCTCGGTGGAAAACTTCCAGATTGCATGAAGGAGTTCCACGATCTCTCTGCATGTCCACCAGCAAGACTTCCGGACAAACCAACTGTTCAGGAGATTCTGAGGGTGCTCGTTGCCGCTGAAAGATGTGCGGTGAAAGGGTACACCGAGATATGCAACATGACCGCGGGTAAAGATCACAGGACCTACGAACTGTCTCTTGCTATTCTGAACGAAGAGATCGAACACGAATCCTGGTTCTCCGAGTTCCTCGGAGAGGGGCCATCTGGTCACTTCATGAGGCGTGGTGAAACTTCGCCGTTCGTTTCGAAATTCCTCAAGTGA
- the corA gene encoding magnesium/cobalt transporter CorA, whose translation MEEKRLSAKKGLPPGTLVYTGKYREDFEIEVMNYSIEEFREFKTTDVESVLPFRDSSTPTWINITGIHRTDVVQRVGEFFGIHPLVLEDILNVHQRPKVEFFENYVFIVLKMFTYDKNLHELESEQVSLILTKNCVLMFQEKIGDVFDPVRERIRYNRGIIRKKRADYLLYSLIDALVDDYFVLLEKIDDEIDVLEEEVLERPEKETVQRTHQLKRNLVELRKTIWPLREVLSSLYRDVPPLIEKETVPYFRDVYDHTIQIADTVETFRDIVSGLLDVYLSSVSNKTNEVMKVLTIIATIFMPLTFIAGIYGMNFEYMPELRWKWGYPVVLAVMGVIAVIMVVYFKKKKWL comes from the coding sequence GTGGAGGAAAAGAGGCTGTCTGCTAAGAAAGGTCTCCCCCCAGGAACGCTCGTTTACACAGGGAAGTACAGGGAAGATTTTGAGATTGAAGTGATGAATTACTCCATAGAGGAATTTCGCGAGTTCAAAACCACAGATGTCGAATCCGTTCTTCCCTTCAGAGATTCTTCAACACCCACCTGGATAAACATAACAGGCATACACAGGACGGATGTGGTTCAAAGGGTAGGTGAGTTCTTTGGTATTCATCCTCTCGTGCTCGAAGACATCCTCAATGTGCATCAGAGACCAAAAGTGGAGTTTTTCGAAAACTACGTGTTCATCGTTCTGAAGATGTTCACCTATGATAAAAATCTTCATGAACTGGAATCGGAGCAGGTCAGTTTGATACTCACAAAAAACTGCGTTCTTATGTTTCAGGAAAAGATAGGGGACGTGTTCGATCCCGTACGGGAAAGAATCAGATACAACAGGGGAATCATAAGGAAAAAGAGAGCGGATTACCTCCTCTACTCACTGATAGATGCACTGGTGGATGACTATTTCGTCCTGCTGGAGAAGATCGACGATGAGATCGATGTACTGGAGGAAGAAGTGCTCGAAAGACCTGAAAAAGAGACAGTTCAGAGGACACATCAACTCAAGAGAAATCTGGTTGAACTGAGAAAGACGATCTGGCCGTTGAGAGAAGTGTTGAGTTCTCTTTACAGAGATGTTCCTCCTCTTATAGAAAAAGAAACGGTCCCATATTTCAGAGATGTATACGATCACACTATCCAGATTGCAGACACCGTAGAAACCTTCAGAGACATCGTGAGCGGTCTTCTTGATGTGTATCTTTCGAGTGTAAGTAACAAAACAAACGAAGTGATGAAGGTGCTCACCATCATAGCGACGATCTTCATGCCTCTCACCTTCATAGCGGGTATCTACGGAATGAACTTCGAATACATGCCGGAGCTCAGATGGAAATGGGGCTATCCTGTGGTTCTCGCTGTTATGGGTGTGATCGCTGTCATCATGGTGGTCTACTTCAAGAAAAAGAAGTGGCTGTGA
- a CDS encoding MFS transporter, with product MKKAYLFLTLEGVFSLFYALLIQGPVFTGLAMLFNLDEFLLSVAAAIPPMMQFFQLFASFFVQKYRKRRFLVNVFNAFSRFSFAFLIVFLLLGKTEPLIFIVALVISQIFAALSSSTWNSWMRDLVPPEERGRVFGNRNMFLSIGNALIIYLYSSIVDHFSSGFVLVLLISTVGTVLSILAMNKIPDVPVKETGTGIPLKVVFKDENFMKFVFFTFYWNMAVTFSSAFYHYHLLKNLGVDYTYIAYMMIVNNFVAMLVYRILGKVSDRVGHKTIAEFGIILASFVSGMWFFMNTNTYRTLMVADAFLSSIAWSAINLSLAILPMEVAFESDPVFFGLNASFASAGSLIGSFAGGITAKFLSDIYVNLHGFEIFGLQLLFLMAGIFRFSAVFFLRKVKVKKYIPFRAFMLSTLSVTLRRPVYRILDVYLLLKRGNERVRRLVRRSKRRKSNTDEQGGEQG from the coding sequence ATGAAGAAGGCCTATCTCTTTCTCACACTCGAAGGTGTCTTCTCTCTGTTCTACGCGCTTCTAATACAGGGACCTGTGTTCACAGGTCTTGCGATGCTTTTCAATCTGGACGAGTTTCTCCTGAGTGTCGCCGCTGCAATCCCTCCCATGATGCAGTTTTTTCAGCTGTTTGCCTCTTTCTTTGTTCAGAAATACAGAAAGAGGCGTTTTCTGGTCAACGTGTTCAACGCTTTCAGCAGATTCAGTTTCGCTTTTCTCATCGTTTTTCTACTGCTTGGGAAAACAGAACCGTTGATTTTCATCGTTGCGCTCGTGATTTCCCAGATCTTCGCGGCCCTCTCCAGCAGTACGTGGAACTCATGGATGAGAGATCTCGTTCCTCCAGAGGAAAGAGGAAGGGTGTTTGGAAACAGAAACATGTTTCTATCCATAGGAAATGCTCTCATTATATACCTCTATTCTTCTATAGTTGATCATTTTTCTTCGGGTTTTGTTCTTGTGCTTCTCATCTCCACAGTGGGAACTGTCCTTTCTATCCTTGCCATGAACAAAATACCGGACGTTCCAGTTAAGGAAACAGGAACGGGAATTCCTCTCAAAGTGGTATTCAAGGACGAAAACTTCATGAAATTTGTCTTCTTCACCTTTTACTGGAACATGGCAGTCACGTTCTCTTCTGCTTTCTATCACTATCATCTTTTGAAGAACCTGGGTGTGGATTACACGTACATCGCTTACATGATGATCGTGAACAACTTTGTGGCGATGCTGGTTTACAGGATCCTTGGAAAAGTGTCTGACAGGGTAGGACACAAAACGATAGCCGAGTTCGGTATCATCCTTGCTTCTTTCGTCTCCGGTATGTGGTTTTTCATGAACACCAATACTTACAGAACCCTGATGGTAGCGGACGCCTTCCTTTCTTCCATCGCGTGGTCCGCTATAAACCTGTCACTCGCCATCCTTCCTATGGAGGTTGCTTTCGAGTCTGATCCCGTTTTCTTCGGTTTGAACGCGTCTTTTGCCAGCGCTGGAAGTCTTATAGGCTCATTTGCAGGTGGAATCACGGCGAAATTTCTCTCTGATATTTACGTAAATCTCCACGGTTTCGAAATTTTTGGACTTCAACTGCTCTTTTTGATGGCAGGAATCTTCAGATTCTCCGCTGTGTTCTTTTTGAGAAAAGTCAAGGTGAAGAAGTACATCCCGTTCAGGGCCTTCATGTTGAGTACCCTTTCTGTCACTCTGAGGCGCCCTGTGTACAGAATTCTCGATGTGTATCTACTTTTGAAAAGGGGGAATGAACGTGTACGAAGGCTTGTTAGAAGATCTAAGAGAAGGAAGAGTAATACTGACGAGCAAGGCGGGGAACAGGGTTAA
- a CDS encoding flavin reductase family protein — MNVYEGLLEDLREGRVILTSKAGNRVNGMTIGWGFFGIIWEEEYFISAVRPQRFTWRLVKESKRFTLNFLSEEYREALNYFGRVSGYQENKFEKGLLHLDELEGFTAPIKEAHTLIECSVTFASNVEPFVLPVEIIDKFYKDHGFHTLFFGKIEKVLQR, encoded by the coding sequence ATGAACGTGTACGAAGGCTTGTTAGAAGATCTAAGAGAAGGAAGAGTAATACTGACGAGCAAGGCGGGGAACAGGGTTAACGGCATGACTATTGGATGGGGCTTCTTCGGGATCATATGGGAGGAAGAGTATTTCATCTCCGCTGTGAGACCTCAGAGATTCACCTGGCGTCTTGTGAAGGAGAGCAAAAGATTCACCCTGAACTTTCTAAGCGAAGAATACAGAGAAGCGCTTAATTACTTTGGACGTGTGAGTGGATACCAGGAGAACAAGTTTGAAAAGGGACTTCTTCACTTAGATGAATTGGAAGGATTCACCGCTCCCATTAAAGAAGCCCACACGCTGATCGAATGTTCTGTGACCTTTGCTAGCAACGTGGAACCATTCGTTCTTCCCGTGGAAATCATCGATAAATTCTACAAAGATCATGGATTCCACACACTGTTTTTTGGGAAGATCGAAAAGGTGCTTCAAAGATGA
- the sfsA gene encoding DNA/RNA nuclease SfsA gives MRLILPADTEGIFLERKSRFTGVALVEGKKTLIHIHNTGRLPLLKKGKRVLLKRAESDRRKTGWDLLAVEHRNEFVFVHSGFHSIVAGKILEELFPGSTIESEKRFENSRFDFLIDRRTFVEVKGCTYEEDGVAMFPDAPTGRGRRHIEELIRSVKSGFKALLLILVFLESDCFLPNRSVDPAFSEIFWRALNSGVNIDVFRVKYDGEYLCSTEKLSICEEV, from the coding sequence ATGAGACTGATACTTCCAGCTGATACGGAAGGGATCTTTCTGGAAAGAAAGAGCAGATTTACGGGAGTTGCTCTTGTCGAAGGGAAAAAGACCCTGATACACATCCACAATACAGGGCGCCTTCCGCTTTTGAAAAAAGGAAAAAGAGTTCTCCTGAAGCGTGCAGAATCCGATCGAAGGAAGACCGGCTGGGACCTTCTGGCAGTCGAACACAGAAATGAATTCGTCTTTGTCCATTCGGGTTTCCACAGTATCGTGGCCGGGAAGATTCTGGAAGAACTGTTCCCGGGCTCCACGATAGAAAGCGAGAAACGCTTTGAAAACAGCAGGTTCGATTTCCTGATCGACAGGAGGACCTTTGTGGAAGTGAAGGGATGTACGTACGAAGAAGATGGTGTCGCGATGTTTCCAGACGCACCCACAGGACGCGGAAGAAGACACATCGAGGAGCTGATCAGGTCTGTGAAAAGCGGTTTTAAGGCTCTTTTGTTGATCCTGGTTTTCCTCGAAAGCGACTGTTTTCTTCCGAACAGAAGCGTTGACCCGGCTTTTTCAGAGATTTTCTGGCGCGCTCTAAACAGCGGTGTTAATATCGACGTGTTCAGGGTAAAATACGATGGAGAGTACCTGTGTTCAACAGAGAAACTGTCGATCTGTGAGGAGGTGTAG